The Chelonia mydas isolate rCheMyd1 chromosome 1, rCheMyd1.pri.v2, whole genome shotgun sequence nucleotide sequence tgacaggtttactGGCCTAATAGGTAGGGGGAAACAGACATCTATCTtgtttttagtaaggctttcaaattagtcccacatgacatgctcataagcaaactaaTGAAATGGGGTctaggacaggattagaattcaaattggagaactggtctgaattcaacaagatgaaattcaataaagaactTTGCAGTTAGGAagcaaatcaaatgcacaactacaaaatggagaataactggctagttaGGTGGTAGAACTGCTAAAAGAGGATCTGGGgttttagtggatcacaaattgaatgagtcaacaatgtgatgcagttgtgaaaaaggccaatagcattctggggtgtattaacaggagtgctgtatgtaagacacaggaggtaattgtccctcactacagggcactggtgaggcctcagctgtagTACTGCATCGAATTCTGGATGCCACACAAGTTGGCTAGAGTCTGgcagaaagcaacaaaaatgatgaaaggtcaggttttctaaacctatcaggaaatgttaaaaaaattgggcatgtttaatctCGAGAAAAGACGACAGGGAAAAGAGCTTGATAACCAtcctcaaatatgttaagagttATTAGAGAGAGgactgatcagttgttctccatatccactgaaggcagaacaagaagcaatgggtttaatctgcagcatgggagatttaaattagagattaggaaacactttccaactataagggtagttaagctctggaataagctttcaagggaggttgtggaaaccccatcactggaggttttttaaaaacaggttagacagatGCCTGCCAGGAATGggctaggtttatttggtcctgcctcggtGTAGGGGGCTGGACTCGATGACTTCTggagttcccttccagccctccatttctgtgattctggaTTCCCACTCATCTAAAGAAAATCCTAGATCTATCTTTGTTTGCAGGAACAAATTCTTAGTTATTTTATGCCCCAAACATAAAGTAAAAGTTTATCATTAATAGCTGTAACCAGGTAAATATTGTCAACTGGCTAAGACCATCTTGTTCAGTCATTAACAAGACCGCTGACAGGATACAGGgaaattgtgatttttattatGACTGTACATTTCCAAGTAAAAGGGTGACACAGTGATAAAACACTACAGTTAAAATATGCCATTAAAATAAACTACACAGCAACAAAAGAAGGAAAACCCATTCCCAGAAATAAGTGCATAAAAAAAAACCATCATAAACATTGcttttaaatgtacatttcaCTTGTATTAGTATACTATTGAGGATTCCTGTTCTTTGCAGTGTCTTTTAACTAATGTACAGGCTGGCTATGAAGAAACACTCTGCTTTCTTTACTTTTCAaaaacctttgtttaaaaaagtgtttcagaattgaccTTGTCTATTCTTAGAAATCTGCAGTAATAACGCTGCCTCTGAAAGCATCATGTGGATTAACACAGTATGGGGCAGGGGAGCAACTTTTGCTTTCCTAAGATAGTGGTCCTACCTTATTTTCCTCTATTAGATCGAGTTAATTGATTATCTTCTCTGGGTAATGCATATCGTCAGGAACGCATTCTCTCCTTTTTAGTAAATTGTGGTACTTATTTGTGTTCAAGGTGGCATTATGTTTGCAAGCAACACTCAAATGTTGGTGGTTAAACCAATCTAGAAATATAATAAGCTGCTCCCCCGCACaagacttaaaaaaaccccaccctgttTCAGTTCTAAAAATTCAGATCCCTAACgatggaggtcccttccagtcctacatttctaggattcgaAATGATCGCGAGTAGGTAACAAGTTGGATTCTGCTTAGGTTACTGAAAGAGAAAATTACTGCATAGAAGAAGTACTGTCTCCTTTAAACCACTGCCTAGTACATACCTTTAACTCTACATATTGTTTAAGACCGGTTACTTTATTACCCTGACTGCTAGCTCAGTAAGCCAGGGTGCAGTTCCAGCTACAGTGATTAGATGCTCTCCTAGCTAAATAAAACGTGGTAGAAGATGCTCCGTTAAACGGATCTTTTCGGCATTGTTTTCCATATCTTCCACTCGGGTGGCCCAAGGATTCTGGCCTCTCCTCCCCCGTCACCTGTGGGACGCCTGCAGGGGCCATCGCCCCTAGAGCGGCGGCGAGGCCAGGGCTGGCGCACCCCACGCGAACCTCCCGCGGCTCAGGGGCGTGACCCGGCCAGGGCGGCCGAGCGGAGCCCAGCGCGGGTTCTCCCCGCCCAGGGGCTCTGGGAGCTCGCTCTGCCGCCTGGGTTCCGCTTTGAAAACAGGCCCTTGCAAACACGCGCCTTCAGGAGCACAGCAGGCCTGAGCCGCAGAGCGTCGCCCAGCGGCCCCTCCCCAAGGGGCAGCCAAGAGCCCGGGCCCGCCTTCCTCGCAGCTGCCCGGAGCGcaccgacacccccccccccggcgctccGGAGCCCGAAGCTTGCAGTCCCCGGCCTGGCACCCCACCCCGCGCCCCCTCGTCCCGCCGCCCCGCGCCTGCGATCACTTGGAGAACTGGCTCTGCACGGCGGCCAGGCTGAGGCTGGAGGGGATGAAGTGCGGGAACTTGCAGATCGCGCAGGTGCACAGGCTGGCGCCCCCGGCCAAATGCAGCTGGCTGCACTGCTGCTCCTCCAGGGACAGCGAGAGGTATTTGTTGGCGGACCGCAGGCTGTCCGGGTGGTTCAAGTTCCCCGGGGTGAGCAGCACAGAGCCCGGCGCAGCGAAGAGGGGCAGcccggccagcagcagcctgggcccGGAGCCGCTCATCTCCCCAATGATCCGCCTGAGCTCCTGCAGCGAGCTGCCCAGCAAGAGGATGTAGTTCCTGGCCAGGAGCAGCGTGGCGATCTTGGAGAGCTTCCTGCCTGGGGAGCTCTGGCAGTGGGCTGCCGAGTAGGGCATGATCACCTCCCGCAGCGCGTCCATGGCCAGGTTCAGGTCCTGCATCCTCTTCCTCTCCCGGCTGTTGATCTTCcgcctcagctgctgctgctcctttttcTGCTCTGTCTTGCCGCCGCCGCCTCTGGcactgcccagcccctgctgctgctcaggagcAGGCTCCGGCTTGTCATGCACTTGCTTAGGGAGCAAGGTGGAGGAGGGCTGCCTGTAGCCAACCAGCTCATACAGGGCTGTCCCCAGCTGCACCTCACCTGGGCGTTGTTGCCTCAACATGGTCCTCCTGCTGCGTTCAGACGAGGCGGCACACCTTCATAgcgagggctgggggagggcctGACGGGCAGCTGCAGCGTGCACACGAACACAGGGCTGGCCTTCGCGCTAGACTCACGTTACCGAAGGTGGCCCCGGTGGGTAGGAACCATTTGCCGCGAGGAGCTTGTCgctcaggtctggggaagggacTGATCTagccggggccctttaaatccattTCTCCCACTTTGGGCAAAAGGATGGCAGtgggcagccaatgggagtgcaaagctgggcagagacgggctctcATTGGTTGTCGCCTGCTGCGGGGAGGAAGAGTTGCACTTACAATAAACTTCTTCTTGTTTGCCAAGGTTTGCTCGGCAGTTCTGCGGCCCAGGAGCGCTGCCATCCCCGAGCCCATTTCCCTCCCACGGGCTCCTCTGCTTTGCCAGGCACCTTCCTTTGTTATTTGAGACACTCTATTTTCTCCCTATATTTCTCCCCGTTCCCCTCCTGGGCTCTGACTGCTTCCAAGAATTTTAATGTCTGCCAAGGGATTGAAAAGAGAGTTTATTTCTGAACTGACTCTCCCTTTCAGAGCACATAAAGCAGTGTCTGGTTTGTCTTTTTCTTTGCTCCatagctcctttttaaaaagcctttcaggattccctcttcctccagttgttgttgttgttattagaGATGGGctgtcttccccccgcccccaaaaaaacaaaacaaaacaaaaaaacaacaacagagagTTGGGACCAACTGCAAAATTTGGATGGTGGATGAAATACCCCCTCTCAATTCTTAGATCCAGAATTTttgctcaggcccatctctacttACTGAATTAATGTTTTCCTTTGAGTCTGTGTATTTCTTAAATatgcattgttgtagctgtgttttgTCCTAGGATattggggagacaaggtgggtgaagtaatatatttattGGATcgtctgttgatgaaagagacaagcttttgaactacacagagctcttcttcaagctGGAAAGCCTGTCTATGTATTAGATAGACAACTGAGCAGCCAAACTGCCTCTAAGTTCTCAGTTACCTTAGTGATACTTCACAGCTTTTGTATGGCATACTGGTCATTCTGTAGCCACCGTTTAAGACTAGCAGTTTAACAGTTGCATAAAAACAGAAATAGATAAGTAGATTTCACATATTCTACGAATCATAGTAAATTTTCATTGGTTTTAATATAAGAAATATGAATGTAACCAACAATTGGGACAAAATATGACATTAATTCTTTGTATTTTCAACTAAAATTAAATGTAATGTGGTGAACCTAGATATTCCCCTACTACAGTTTGATCTGTAGTGCACTGAACTCAacgagagtctttccattgatttctgtggacttgggatcaagcccttaatgctGTTAAAGGAATggaagggggggagagaaaaaaaaaaagcagtggaaGCCAGTGTATCTGATGAGAAGAAATATTTAATGGAAGAACagttctactttttaaaaaaatgtgtttactgAGAATAGGCTTTAAAGACATTCATTTCTAGGTCACCTGTTCAGATTCAGCCCAGATCATCAGTGAGGAAAAACTCATTACTCTCTGAAAGTTATTCATCAATAGGAAATGAGTCGGTGGGCTCAATGAATGTTCCctttatatgtatgtgtgtgtgtatatatatatatatatatttttttttcctggtgcagAATGAATAGCTGCAAGAGCACAACTTATGTGCTGGGAAAAGAAGTACACAAAGTCAAGGATATGTTTATTGACAAAGAGAGTCTGTGCTTCTATCAGAAGTAGTAATGAAGTGGAAGTCCAGCCTATGTAGGTATAGCTTTCGGGAGACAAACATGGAACACAGAGTGATGTGTTAAAGGGTTCTTGTAGGAACCGCTTACTAAAATTCTGCCACACTACTGAAAGACAGGTTGGGATCATTTCCCTGTCGTCAAAAATTTTCCCCTGTAGCTCATAAAAATACTTCTAAAGAGCAAATGTTGCTTGTGGAACAGATAACAGAGCTCCAAATGTATCCTTGAAATacttatggggaaaaaaagagctgTGGACATCACTTCTGCCCCTATTTCAAATTACCCAAGTAAAACACGGCCCGCTGTTGGCCGTCTGCTCAGCATACTTTTCAGGTGCAAAGTAAAATAATTTCCAGCAAAAGGCACTTCATATGTTTTTGCGCCAATGCTGTTGCTTCCCGCCTTGCTTgtgaggaaatatttttgtttcaaaggGGAAAACTGATTAATAGAGCCTCCAGTCTCTCAGCCATTTTTTGTGAACACGCACAGGGAAAGCACATCTGAAACACGCATATATTGGGCACCTGATTTTCAATAGTATTTTGAAAATAGAAATATTCTCCACATTACCCCAGTACGTCTTACAAAAATATGTACATCAACTTAACTTCATATATTGGATAAAACCAAGAAGCTTTGTACACTCTAGAAAGGATTGGAAGAAGGTATCAAAGAGGCTTCTGCCTCCGAAATTCATGCTGTTAGTCTTTTGTTGGATGAACTGGCCATGAAATTGATGGACCTGCTTTGGACACAGTCAGAAAACATGTCAGGGTATTGACTAAGAGTCCATGTACTCAAAGCACTGAAACTATGGTGACTCTTCCCCTAGGATCATTTCTATAAGGTGGATTGATTAAAGCCCACACTTTGTGATGCTGGTAGAAATGACCACTTTAAACTCCATAGGAGTTAATATTTCCAGAAGAGTTAATATCTCTTTTCCTGTTCTGGTAATATGAAGAGGATGGAAATAGTCATACTGAAAAAGCTCTGTGCCAGCCCTCTCCCAAGCCCTGCCATAGGGAGCATATCAGGGAAGGGTGTGTGACTAGAATGCACCACACTCCAGCTATTCTCACTTGGCAGATGACCCACAGGAGGCCATTTCAGCCAGaacataagttagagcagcccctaggCTAACATGcgccagggctgggcaggccctcAGCTATCCCAATGATACAAGGAGTGCAACAATGGCTTAAAGCTACCTTTACTGCTGCCCTGCTCCCTTACAGTTGCTACACCAAGCCCATCAATGGAGGAACAGGGAATCAGTGGCTCTGTTTTGTAACCAactcctcctctcttcccatcTGATTCTCTGACCAGAGGCGCCATTGTCAAGAATGGGGCAGAAATTAAATCCTTTTTCTGCTTGTACCAATTGAAGTTAGGGAGGGAGAACATTTAGAATGTACACAAGTTTCttcatccccttcctcctcctcttcctgtttcTAATTTTTCCTTTCTCCAGTGATTTATTATtgatgattatttgtattgcagtagagcCGCGAGGTCCAAATCATGTCAGGACCCTACTGTGCTAGATACTATACAggcatgcgcgcgcacacacacacacacacacatccattctcctttctcttctttggAAAGATAATGTTGATAGTAATTCAGTATAACACACCAGTCTCAAAGCTGTTGAATTACTGCTTAGACTTCTTTAATAGGAAAGACTTTGATAggttttttccatgaaaaaaacattttaaaactcaaGAGCGGTTCAATTTCTGAAATTCAATCCTCGTCCTTTTAagactaaataaaacaaaaccaaggagggaagagagagagaaatagcagaaaagaaaatgcaattcCTCTCTCTGACTCTCTCACatttgcagtgtagctgctggAAATCACAGTCATAGCACTTGGTCAGCCTTTATCAGAATTGTTTATAGGTGCAAGGGTGGATTTGTTGTGCCTGGCTAAGCTGGACTCCTATTAGACAGAATGCAAGCAGAAAAAGATGGGAAATAGGGGAAATGACACATAAGAAATGGGGTAATAACAGGAACCTCATATTTACATCACAGGTGTTGCATAGGATGTTGAACTTGATgaaggtggtgatgtcatcttgTTCTCTCTTCTTGTTCAGTCTGGTCAGAACATCTTTCAGGATTAGGACAACCTATGGTGATTGTGATGTGAGAGAGGAAAGGATTTCTggggctcccctgcccccagtctcacttctgatggggaagggaagacagCTGTAAAGCTACTGTTGGTGGTGCAACTTCTTCTTTTGGGACTTCCCTTTCCCcgcctgctgctgccaccaccagtcAGGTGAACAGCTTAAGGGAATGTggtgaggggcagaggggagaacaATTGATGGATttgggtgggggatggagtgTGAGAAGCAGCTAGTAGATTTGAGTGGTTTGTAGTGgtgaactccactgacttcagtgaagttactcctgaatCTCACCTGTGTAAGTGAGAGTAGAATCATGTTCACCATCTATAACGGCCATAGGCAACCTGTGTAAGGGTTCTGTGATGGGGCAGAACTGTTGCACAACAGTCTAATGCTACCTTTTGTTCACACCAACTCCCACCAAGACATACTGTAGGGTGTGTTTCTGGGTTTGTGTacatattaatataaaatacatatactGTATAAGTCAACCTACCTTTCATTGTCTGGGAGGGAATCCAAGATGATGAAAAGGCACCAGAAGAAGATCTGATGCTAATTATTCAGACAAAATGCATGTAGTTAGTAAAGCAGAAGCCAGTTATTTCCCTTCTTTGATCAGAGCAATATGTTGCAGATGAGCAACAGACTAACATACAGCTTTTGATAGCAAGAGGATTGAGTTTTGAAAGTTCACAGAATAGATTGTATTTTCCAGCAAACAGGTTCTTCAAATCCCATAGCTAGTATTtagaaaatttgattttttttacatgaaGTTTCAGATTAACATTCCGTCTTCAAGATGCATTTATATGAACACAGTAGTAATCCAATGAATCAGCTGAAAATTATTTCCTGATCAGATCACATCAGttattggtttttattttaaatatggctATTTGAAAACCATATACTTATACTgagaacattttttattttgccaCAGGCATCAGTAGCTTCAAAACCCACACAAATAGAAAGTTTAAAGCAAGAATATTTTACTCCTGCAACAATTAACTACATTCTCCTAATATAAAATGTCTTAACATAGTCCAATAATATACATAGGAATCTACTTTCTCTTTCTTCTACTGAAATCCAATATGACAAGGCaattttgcagaaagaaaaataaaatgaataaaaataaaggtgGCAATTCCTTTTTCTTCATAAACAAACAAGTTTAAACTAGACAATAAAATGTTCACTCTAACTTCAACATAATTGGAAATAAAAATTGCTCCTCACTAGAAAAATACGTGTTGAGTCTCTCTTAAGTCAGTAGCCTAAGCCAAATGCTGTAGAGGCTTACACTGATACAATAAAAAGGGACAATTTGCTTGGAAGGCTGTGGCTAATTTAGAACACAATGCCCAATGTCACGGTCAGTTTTGTTGCAAAAAATTGGCAGTTTAACTCAGAGTCTCAGTCAGCCCGAAAAGATGTGAGTGATTCTGGCTGAAACAGCTTTGCTTATTGGATGTTCCAAACTGTTAAAACAAGCCCTTTCATAGTGATACATGGCCAAGTGTGTTCAaagaaatgagggggaaaaacaaaggtaGCTCTGAAGTCATTTCCCTGCACTGAATCCAGCCATCCGGTTTCACTCTTTCCCCATTGAATGGACAGAATGCAACAGGAAGAACAGGAATGAAAGAGAACAAACAGGCCGAATGTACTGGCAGAGAGactagagagagagggaagacagGGGCAGCTAGATGCTAAACTtctattctttgttcttagaaaGGAATGAATGATTAATTATAGAAATCCAAGAGGTAATAAATGTGCCTAACTGAAGTACTGTGGCCAAG carries:
- the OLIG1 gene encoding oligodendrocyte transcription factor 1, coding for MLRQQRPGEVQLGTALYELVGYRQPSSTLLPKQVHDKPEPAPEQQQGLGSARGGGGKTEQKKEQQQLRRKINSRERKRMQDLNLAMDALREVIMPYSAAHCQSSPGRKLSKIATLLLARNYILLLGSSLQELRRIIGEMSGSGPRLLLAGLPLFAAPGSVLLTPGNLNHPDSLRSANKYLSLSLEEQQCSQLHLAGGASLCTCAICKFPHFIPSSLSLAAVQSQFSK